A DNA window from Helianthus annuus cultivar XRQ/B chromosome 15, HanXRQr2.0-SUNRISE, whole genome shotgun sequence contains the following coding sequences:
- the LOC110931552 gene encoding uncharacterized protein LOC110931552: MVGPFPEALGAVKFIIAAVDYFTKRVEAKALASTTSNVVKRFIWEQIICRFGLPLRIITDNSTNFAADDLERWFKELHIEHTFSSVAHPQGNGQVEAINKSIVDGIKARLGEKRRGWVDELPSILWAHRTMPKTSNEKPGKLAPKWEGPYVIDTVLGKGAYKLRTIDDKEVPRTWNAQQLRKCYM, from the exons atggtcGGTCCTTTTCCAGAAGCCCTAGGAGCGGTCAAATTCATAATAGCCGCAGTCGACTATTTCACCAAACGGGTAGAGGCGAAGGCACTTGCATCAACCACGTCAAATGTCGTCAAGAgattcatatgggaacaaatcatatgccgtTTCGGCTTACCGCTCAGAATCATCACTGACAACAGCACGAACTTCGCTGCAGATGacctcgaacgatggttcaaggAATTGCACATCGAGCACACCTTCTCTTCGGTTGcgcacccgcaagggaatggtcaagtAGAGGCAATTAATAAAAGCATCGTCGATGGTATCAAAGCAAGGTTAGGCGAGAAAAGAAGGGGCTGGGTTGATGAGCTGCCAAGCATACTGTGGGCCCACAGAACAATGCCCAAGACAAGCAACG AAAAACCCGGGaaactggctcccaaatgggaGGGTCCATATGTCATCGATACAGTACTCGGCAAAGGAGCTTACAAACTCCGCACCATCGATGACAAGGAGGTTCCACGAACTTGGAACGCTCAACAGCTTAGAAAGTGCTATATGTAA